The DNA segment aaggctgcagtcttcgaaacgtcgaaagaaaaatataatatgtaatagcGCAAAGGTAGGTGTGTAAGTACGTAAAAATACAACGACGCGCAAGCAGCTCAAAACGTCACGTACGTATGATGTTTGAAAATATGGAtgattgtgatattttttttgtaaaatatggacttaatcataaaatatggaaaataaaaattagtttttcaCAATCCAAATACGATAATAGATGTAGAAAATAAGTTTTAGAACGAAAttcgcgtaaattaaaaatatgtattcacATATTAATCCGGGctcttaataataacaaatagaaCATTAAAAATCGCATGTTTAGAATATTAGTTTCCCAATGGTTTCATTAAATTAGAATGGATGCCATCAACGAGTATGAAAACAGTAGATCTCACATCTTCGTTGTTTGAAGTCAACCgcttaaaatattgtgaagcAATTGTTTACCCAGTCCAGAAAAATTTGGTATGCAGGTATATGGTATATGTacgtaaagaaaaaacattgtacccctttttaagcTCATTGCGCTAACAGAGGAATGAAATGAGATTAGTGTATATGTTACGAATATATCAAAGTCAACTGTAAAATTTCGACCACTAAACGAtcactaattattataaaaatacatgtaattagataaaaaaaaacttgtgttcaatttataattaaaactagacAAGTGCGACTCGCGCACTAAGGGTTTCGTACAAAGTTCATAGGTTATGAACATTACGAAAACACCTAACATTATTGcactaacttaaaaacaaacttaagcggcgatagcctagttgggtgtagaacggactgccaagacgaatgtccgcaggttcaaatcccaagggcacacacctctgagttttctaatatcatgtgtgtattctttgtgaatttatctttcgctttaacggtgaaggaaaacatcgtgaggaaacctgcacatcttataagttctctataggaatttcgaaggtgtgtgaagtctaccaatccgcactaggccagcgtggcggactaagacctaatccctctcagtagtagaagaggcccgtgctcagcagtgggcaagtatataatacagggctgatattattattattataaaaacaaactagGCTAAAGAACtaactttgccgttcgatcccTGTACACGGTTATTAAACCAACTGCAAAAATAAGTATTTccagttttcagattttttcaataacatgtgctttaaaatatttcatgccaaatttcatgagtCTAGGTCAACGGAAAATACCCTATATGTTTTGATTTCCTTGTAAAAGCGCAAAATATACTACAAACCGGTCATATCATTTGATCGCGCTGACTTacagtttgattttttcacatcTGGAAAGACTATCGACCCAAGTATTTGAtgtaaatttcaacttgatataTCTACGCATTCCTAAGGAAAAAAGGTCTTGACAGGCAGCCAGACGGACAACTGAATGATCGTATAAAGTATAAACGGTTCCTTTCAAGGTGCAGAACCCTAAATAGGtgcatacaatatattttatacaagaaGCAGATTTTAACAGCGGAATGTTTTAAGGCTTCTTTTTCTATTTTcgcgtaaaaaaaatctttttttgtaaatttaaaaatagtatcaaatatttggaaaatgGAAACTCTCAATGTTGTGAACAACTTCTTAATGGTAAATTTACTAGAAAAGCACTACTTAGGATGGACAcagatataatttttgtttaaattagaCTTATTTTCGTAACTAcctttatttgttaaaacaaaataattaattatgtcttGGAACCGTTTAAAGCAATGTCAGGTGTGGTTTCTAAAGTTTTTATCATTTCCCTTCGTAATTTTATCAAGTGTTGTAAATACTCAGTGGGAGTCCTTTGAGAAATAGGTTCTTCATCACGTTCTGcattattcttaaaattaataatgtaatcatCATACGTCTTCACAGATTTTTCTAAATCTGTACAAGCgtcgagtatttttttttcaatattcccAAATtcttcacttttatatttatctttatttctgAAACTTACTTTTGAACAAGGATTTCCTTGTTTAAAGTCAGTATCTACATCATTGCTTCGATAAAATTTACTGCTGCTTCGAAATTTCTTTTCATCAAAACTATTTCCTGTATGACAATTAATTCCATCAATATCGTTAAATCCACGTTTATCAGAATGTAGAAAGTCTTGATAATATCTTGTCTTTTCTGTGTTGTATCTTGAATTACTTTTGTATATGGGtacataatttcttttacaataaTTGACCGTCCTACTACGACCAATATTGTTCTTCCATATCAACGAATTTACTTCATCTCTTGTAGATACTGTACAATCTGAATAGGAATTGTCATGATCAGACTTTTTCCCAAAAATAATGTCAtcagaagaaaaatattgattCTTTTCTTGGTTACATTTACTATCATTGTCGACATCATGACAATCATGTGAAGCTACATTTATAGCCTTCGCTATGTCGATATCTTTAAAGGTAACCGTCCTCTTGGAATGATCTATTTCCCTCGTTGGAGAAAGAACTATGTTGTATggatacatattttcatttcgccctaatataatatttttcatatctaAACTTTTAGGTTTCGCTGTAGAAGTTACTGTCACTCGAGGCAAAGAATAATCCTCGTCATCAGAGAAATCTTCACTACTTTTTATAGATAGTGATACATTTGAAACGTTATCTTTTAATGTAGTGACACGTTTTGTGTCTAACGTATCTTCTCCTTTAACATTACACGCATTATCTAATAAGTTATTGTCGCTTGTATCTCCAGTGTGATTCGTCAATAAATCTGGTGTGGCTACAGCATTTTTAGGTATATTCTTATTTGTTGCATTTATTGAATTGTCGTCAGAACTTTGTGTCTCCGAATCATTAGAATACGTTtgagaaatatttatacttattaccGGTCCCATAGCATTAACATATCCttctaaatgtttatttttattatcgctTCCACGATACTTAGTTGATTTAATtgcttttcttcttcttctggGTGGTGGTACAATCGCTGTTTGCGTCAAATTGTCGTGTTTTACCATTTCATCTGTCATTGTGTAAGAATTCTTATGTATGACTTCACTTTTTTCTGTCCCTGTTGATTTATTGCTCAAATCCATTGATCCAAACTTTGGACCAACAGCTATTTCCTTGCAACGAGGTGTCATCGGAACAGTCTCAGTACTGACATCTCGATATGCTGTCATAATAGTGTGATTATTGTTTACAATGTACGAATCTAGATCTGTCTGAACATCCGTACCTTGGTCTTTGACACGGATGACTGATATTTTGGTCTGTGTAAATGCAGGTATACCTATTCTCCGTTTATTTCGCAAAGCCCTTTGACTCAACTCAATTAGTCGTTGACGAGCATTTGTGCAAATCTTTAACTCGCTCAATGGTTCTACTATCTTTTTGTCAACAATTGACTCCATTCGTGACACGGCGGCCTCTTCTTTCTTTTTAAGTTTAGTGTATAACCTATCAGTAACGGCTGCAACAATCTCAGCTCTCTGATTTTCGTGGAGAATAGAAACGtgtggaattttaattttatcagcattttgtatattgtttatttgaacctCACTTTGACTTGGCAGTATAGAAAGTCCAGTGGAGCTTTGACCAGCAGCGATTGTTTCATCTACAGGCAAAACTTCTTGCGACCTATATTCCCTTCTTTTATGACGTAGCGGTGGGATCACTTTAAGGTCACTTCCGCTGCTAGTTCTTTCTAACGTCGATCCAAATATTTTCTCCACTTCTTTGCTTACAGCATTTGATATTTTTCCAGAATCTAATATGTTGCTGACATCCGAACTTCCGCTAGCAACTGGTACGTTGGCTGACTCTACATTGTTAGCTTCAACTCTCGGATGcattatattcaaaatgtttCCTATGTTTGTTGTTGAATTTACACCTTCGGACTGTATTGTCTTCTCCTTATAAGCCCAATATTTCGTATCATGGTGAATAGTTCCAGTTTCTGGtgcctgaaaataaaaaaaagaatcatttatAATCAGTTCGAGTTAAGTATACTTTTGAAATCTGATGATCCttacttacataattaatatggtTTCTCGCTAATTCAGCGAgaagtttattaaattgttgTTGAAGATCAGACTTGGTCGTAACGACTACCTCGCAGTTTGCAACTTTTTTCGTAGGTAACTGACTAGCGCGTTCTGCCCAACGAAGTGTTGAAGCTGATTCACCGTAACATGCCACACTCGGCGACAcggctaaaataaaaaatattattaaaagtagcataactattttattgatttttctttcaaaaccaataatacatttttttatggaaGTTTGTCAAACATAATAGGCAGGCCGTTTAATAATTCTTCTACAACAGATCTAGTACAGTAAAGCAACGTAACTTAAAGAGATATTGTGACTCTATTATGTTAATTTCACCCTACTTATATTAAGCCTTTTAATAATTGCAAACTTACTAGCTATGATAAAAGTACTTGAATTGCCTGTAAAGCAATCCTTTAGTAGCCACGTCAAGGCTGAATCTCGATAGGGGATGAACTTCGCCCGGCCCCGCCCACTGGtcactacaaaaaaatatacttacttataacaTTGCCCAACTCACCTCGTCATAtcgtaatagaaaaaaaaaacataccgaGGGCTGAAATAACATTGCTTAGGGCCACCAAAGATTTGTTTATGTTAGCACCTTCCTTTTGCCTGCCACTTCCTGGTCCCTCAAATCCTGCTTTCTCACTGGTggcaatacaaacaaataaattaaatatataatataatataatatatacgtgCTGCAAGATCATTCACTTGagaagatttttttgtattcgcAAGGCACagtgaccccgctgcacctgatgataagtggagagTTTCAAAAGAATATTGACCGATGAAAGACCCCTCGACAGACTAGTATAAAGTAcctacatcctaccaccagataTAAAGATATGGCGAGGTGAAAACGTTTGGCTAGACATAAATgtgtaatgtaaaaatacttttaaatgtacatttttatacgtAGTAAAACGCTCACTTAATCTTATTTTATGCTATGCTCCtactaaataattgaaaaaaacgATCACAAATCTTTGCCGATATAGGGAAAGATACaaaattcaatacattaaatacaaaccaaaattcaaattaaatataagctccagtaaaaaaaaaaactagagcACTAAAACAGTAATTAGTGTTAAGTGACTATAATAACCTGCCAGCAAGATCAGCGAGGTGCAGTGTGGCGTGAGGAGTGACTATCTCCAGCAGAGCGTGCGACCGGGACGAGTGAGGGTTCCGACGAGTCGGTGCTGTGCGCCGTCTTCGAACCCCTTCGTTTACTAGCGACACCAGTGACTCTACATTGTGTACTGTCACGCGGCGTAAATCTAACGAGAAAACAAGTTATTAGTCATTCTTTGAACTTTGTGGTTGTTACGAAATTCTCGATCTAAATACAAGATAAGGATCGCACACATCTGTATCTGTATCTGTAGTATGTCGTTTGCACATGCAGCTCATTGTCCTTCACGCTACTCTGctcattgtatataataattcaaaaatttacctactaaaatactttatatttttattaacacttaCTTTGCACATAAGGGCCTTTTGTAGGGTGTTCTCTGACGCGAAGATCTTTACGAACGTTGCCTCTATTGCGCGGTAGAGAATGGCAATTGGAAGAAACAGCCTCGCCCACTAACAAATCATGCACTCGTTCGTTATAAATCTCCAGGaaactaaaaaagaaaatacctacttatacatttaaaaaagaaaacaaatgcaAGAACTACGTACTTGCAAAAAcggttttgaaaataaaacaaaaataaaaaataattacgatgAAACAACCCTAATCCTAAAATCTTTTATCTCAATATCGAATGTCTCTAACATCTTCAgcataaagatttttatagacGGGATACTCCATATTTCGAATTACAAAAActatttcttaattttcttcagtattaataattgcaGTGGAATGAAAGGTGATCATAATATCAGTAGTTTAccgtaaaatataaacacataatCGGATAAACACTAAACTTTAAGTAGATACGTACGTTGTGATGCGACTGGAGTAACCTTGGATCATTGTAGGGCTCCAACATGCATGACGCAGTAAAACGCATAGCTAATCGGATAAGCCCTTACATATTGTTCGTGGTATATAGATACATAAACGTATAATTCTTAATGCTATATGCAAAAGAACTATCATAACAACGTTTTACTATAGTAAATATATGCAGCATTTCAGCGAATTATAAAACCTTACAacagtaaaatatacaaacggCATCCTTATTATCAAGAAAGCATACAACCATAATATCATGAATTTATTAGAAAGTAGGGGTGGGAATAATAAACTGGTATTCGTTTAgtcatatgtatatatttttcatttgtcaTAAATTGCTGCTTAGGTACcattataagtacctactcaAAAAATCGTATTTGAATAGATAAAGAGCAAAAACGCCAAGCAGTCACAACATTATTATGACTcctgagaaaataaaaatggttaaaactttaaaattacattgttaaaTTTCTAGGCTGCCGTAGTCAATCTACCCAGAAGAAACCCCGTCTTCGAACTTTTTAATCCAAAAGAAAAAGCATGTCATGAAAATTATCTCATGAATAGTATATAGAATATATCTCATCTAGCCTCCTGGTCTTTCGGTATCTTTTTCTAACgacaattgtaataataaatctaaGCATGACAAtcggaattataattatatgcatCCCTTCACACATTAATTGTTGTTTGTCACGATTTTCATAACTACTGTTTAATAGATCGTTTAAATTCTTCTGTAAACTTTGAACTAAGTTTTACCTAGTTTACTGCTGAAtagctaaaataattataatttaatgtgcTATGTGGGTACTGAATgtgattacaaatattttaattataattattgggaAATGTATAGGCAGACTTAATATATCGTCATTTAAAAACTACAACTAGTTATTTTCTGTTCCCCAAAACTCTATGCTTGAAATGGcagacaaataaatataatctagtCTAGACACTGTTGTTTATTTATGCCCTATGAGTGGATAGGGTGCGATTTCCTTCCACTATACGACATGCTCCATAGGGTTACAGCCCTTTCTGAGCcgatatctaaatatatatttcatattgtaataTTCTTGACCAGAATTTCCATTAATTAGTATGtacacgcctttatccccgaagtggtaggcagagacgcaactggtacACCTTGCATTTTCTGCCGTGCgcattccgttccatgatgtgatagagagcgagcctatTGGCATATCatacacaaattccaaactccgggctgatattgaaaaacctaatatcgctttgcccaacccggggatCGTATCCAAGACCTCAGAAGTGCATTCGTACATCATACGGCGTCTGCACCGAGATAGACACTATTTATGCTTACTTAATATTGCATCGTTCTCCACTGTGAACATTACTTTTGTCTAACACGTAGATGCCTAGATAGGTATTATTAGAGGGTGTTAGAGGCGTGAACTGAGGTTACGACAGCCAAATAAAATCACTGTCTGAACTCTGAACGTTGCAGTTCGATTTACGTTTATTGCTTTTTGAAGTTGAAAGTTGTAATGGTTTTGTCATAATGTTTTTCCATTTACCTACAGGGTTTAGTTATCTATTCACTTAAAACTTTAACGGTCTTTAACACTACGCAGTCAATGGATATATGCATGTCTAttagaattaataattatcttacATTCGATAGAACTCTATAATTGTCTCTACAATTGACTGAAAAATGTGAGGAAATGGGAACATTTGTAATAACTTGacgtttataaaaatcaaatgcaATTAATAACCGTTTATTAAGAAGCAGTTTATACaagttatataatgtaaataggTACTCTTTAAATGGCAGAATCACGGTAGAATTATCAATAAATGCGCTATTCAATccttcatatatttttctaatgacTATTTTTTACGACAATTCTGCCAGTTTCGAGTTTGAAAATCAGAAGAATCACACGTGCGTTATGTATATGATAATATATCTGGCCGAGTGAAGATGACACcacaaattacataatatacagatgaatacaaatgtaaaaagaaatctttaataggaacaatttcattttcaatcCTACATTATAAACTAAATGACCTAATTATAAACctactgtttttttttgggaagaaaaataatatcgtCATAATTgatttgtcaatatttaattaatattgattttttctaaatataaatggaTACCTTCCTATTTCACATTGTGTTTGCATCAGGTAAATTCATGTTAAAATATGGAACTTACGTAGTAGAAACTACGGTATGTATTTCCTTATTGTCAACTACGCACTAGATATAGGCAAGCACTTGCACTGATCCCGTAACATATACCAACCTATTTACTACAAATGTCTAGTCGAAAACAAGTACTTTGATCAATATCTTACTTCGGAATTAGTGTAACAATAGGAAAGGGGTCAAAATTCCATCATTTCAATTGTTTTAGTCCAAACTCTAAATGTCAGGAGATGTAATTTGACCGttctatttaaagttttatttggtTCATTATAAGAAAGATATAGATACCTACCTACACACAATAATTGTAGAGCCAACAAAATTAAGTAGAATGGTATGCGTTTTATGATTAACAAAATTTATGCGCTTTGCGCTCATTAGAGCGGCCGAAAAGAAAGTAgagatatattattaagtaatatctTTTGCACATTTCTTGAATAAAAGGGCCCTACATAGGAATCTATGACTTGCCAAAATTTATTAGGAAGTAAATCtgggtttaattttataaacatccaaatatattcCCAATCTCTcgggtttttttattgaagataatattattatctagaacaataaaaaaaaaaacaaatttcctttcatttgtaaaatatttaagtacattgAATATACCagaaatttattagaattatttataagttatggGTAACTTACACTTGTAATATTCCTGAAAGTGGAGTGCGTCGAAACTGAAAACACGAATACTTTTTATAACCGACTGCCAGACAGCCCACGTCGCATCAGGTGGCAGTATCAACCCCGACTATCTACAACGAGCATACATACTGAAGCCATACTACCTCACACGGCACCCTCTATCGCCATGTGCCGCCTACAGACGCAATAAATCTTTtagctttaattataattgacgcCACACTCTCGATAAAATATAACCAATTCTTTGACGATATTATTACcaaatttttaaagtaaatttagaTTGTCGCTgcagaataatattaaaacaatctaTGTGAGTGTTAGAAATCTAACATACATAATAACTCTATAACTAGTAAGTAATCACAATTTGGGCAAAGTGCGTCTAACATAGTTGCGAGATATAAAAGAATTATTACACATATATGTAGGTACGTAAACATGCAGGTAAGTATCCTATATTCCTCCATGAAGTCGATAgcacaaaagtaaaaattattatgaaataaaaaaaatcaatcttAATTTAGCTAGAAAACCTCAATagcaaaaagtattatatttttatctctacTTTCCCATTGAAATAAGATGatgtataagtaataatatgtcTGTATACTTGTGTAAAATAGATGGATATCTACCATGGTTGTGATGTTAGTACTTAGTACCATAGAAAAGAGATAAGGCGCCGCGCATCGCTGTTCTTTGTCTTTATTTCGATGTGTTTCCAATCGTTAACCTTCCTTAGCATTACATAAACATACAATCAGTGTAGTACATGGGCCGCGGGCTGATATTAGATAAAGCTATGATGGCACCAAGGTGTTTAACACCTCCGCTCGCGTGTCGCGCCGCCCTTGGGCTGAGGGAGTCGTGCCACTTTTTATTAGCATTCAAACTTAATCGAATACAACCGGGAATATATTTAACGAGTGTGGAAACACAGTAAAAACTTTTTAGGAAAAACAACTTGATTCGTTTCCAAAGTTTAGATTGAAATACGCCAACATAGTCTTCATGAAGAATATAAGtatgttttaatacaaaactaaaaaaaattagtgtAGTATATTGGATTTTACTTTAGAACTttgcttaaaaaataaaaggcataatataatgttttggtaATACAAGAATGTAGTTATAACCGCCGGTAGCGGCCCTATAATGTCggtaattacaaataaataagtatcaaGAGAGTTCCTGGTAATGGCTACCTCAACATCAGCTCAGTTCTTTTAGGAATCACGATCATCACGGTGGCCAAAGTAAATAAACACAAGTTATGATTACTTATTATGAAACTTGCTGTGCTACATCCGCATTACTGTCGCACAACTCTTTGTAGCTAATAACAATACCGTATACCCGTGAAATTCATTATTGGTGTTTCCGTGGAATAGCTTAAAGATGATAAAGACTACAAAACACAGAAATAAATTCCATTCAATTTTCTAAAATCTCATTTTAAGCATGTTATTTTCGCCGCTCAACCATGCATCAAAAACcttaacattacaaaaaatattctatacaaATGACTCAAATACCTGACAGTGACGATAAGTGGTTGTTGATCATCAAACGCTCTGCACAGTCTGGGCACGAGGCCAGGCTGCACCTCGCTGCCGAACATGGTGAATGTCTTGCCGGTCGCGCTCTGCCCGTACGCCAGCACGCACGCTGAACATCCTCTGGCTATACTGGACATTACTTCACCACCAATAACTTGGAACACCTGGATATAGATTTAATgtcataagaaatatttaagcAACGGTGGCAGTCttgtatatctaaatataatctaatattatagCTTAAATAGCACAAGTCAAAACTGTAAAAAGTACCaacacttta comes from the Manduca sexta isolate Smith_Timp_Sample1 chromosome 13, JHU_Msex_v1.0, whole genome shotgun sequence genome and includes:
- the LOC115446906 gene encoding kinesin-like protein KIN-4B, with the translated sequence MSSIARGCSACVLAYGQSATGKTFTMFGSEVQPGLVPRLCRAFDDQQPLIVTVSFLEIYNERVHDLLVGEAVSSNCHSLPRNRGNVRKDLRVREHPTKGPYVQNLRRVTVHNVESLVSLVNEGVRRRRTAPTRRNPHSSRSHALLEIVTPHATLHLADLAGSEKAGFEGPGSGRQKEGANINKSLVALSNVISALVTSGRGRAKFIPYRDSALTWLLKDCFTGNSSTFIIATVSPSVACYGESASTLRWAERASQLPTKKVANCEVVVTTKSDLQQQFNKLLAELARNHINYAPETGTIHHDTKYWAYKEKTIQSEGVNSTTNIGNILNIMHPRVEANNVESANVPVASGSSDVSNILDSGKISNAVSKEVEKIFGSTLERTSSGSDLKVIPPLRHKRREYRSQEVLPVDETIAAGQSSTGLSILPSQSEVQINNIQNADKIKIPHVSILHENQRAEIVAAVTDRLYTKLKKKEEAAVSRMESIVDKKIVEPLSELKICTNARQRLIELSQRALRNKRRIGIPAFTQTKISVIRVKDQGTDVQTDLDSYIVNNNHTIMTAYRDVSTETVPMTPRCKEIAVGPKFGSMDLSNKSTGTEKSEVIHKNSYTMTDEMVKHDNLTQTAIVPPPRRRRKAIKSTKYRGSDNKNKHLEGYVNAMGPVISINISQTYSNDSETQSSDDNSINATNKNIPKNAVATPDLLTNHTGDTSDNNLLDNACNVKGEDTLDTKRVTTLKDNVSNVSLSIKSSEDFSDDEDYSLPRVTVTSTAKPKSLDMKNIILGRNENMYPYNIVLSPTREIDHSKRTVTFKDIDIAKAINVASHDCHDVDNDSKCNQEKNQYFSSDDIIFGKKSDHDNSYSDCTVSTRDEVNSLIWKNNIGRSRTVNYCKRNYVPIYKSNSRYNTEKTRYYQDFLHSDKRGFNDIDGINCHTGNSFDEKKFRSSSKFYRSNDVDTDFKQGNPCSKVSFRNKDKYKSEEFGNIEKKILDACTDLEKSVKTYDDYIINFKNNAERDEEPISQRTPTEYLQHLIKLRREMIKTLETTPDIALNGSKT